One part of the Vanessa cardui chromosome 2, ilVanCard2.1, whole genome shotgun sequence genome encodes these proteins:
- the LOC124541194 gene encoding NEDD8-conjugating enzyme Ubc12, whose protein sequence is MIKLFSLKQQKKDEEGSARAGGSQKKASAAQLRITKDLNELNLPKTCNTEFPDSDDLLNFKLIICPDEGFYRGGRFVFSFKVGPNYPHEPPKVKCETAVYHPNIDLEGNVCLNILREDWKPVLTVNSIVYGLQYLFLEPNPEDPLNKEAADELQSNRRLFEQHVQRAMRGGYVGSSYFERCLK, encoded by the exons ATGATTaaacttttttcattaaaacaacaaaaaaaagatgAAGAGGGCTCTGCTCGAGCAGGTGGATCACAAAAGAAAGCATCAGCAGCGCAATTGCGAATCacaaaag ATTTAAATGAACTGAATCTACCCAAAACTTGTAATACAGAATTTCCAGATTCAGACGATTTACTTAACTTCAAATTGATAATATGTCCAGATGAAGGTTTTTATAGAGGAGGAAGAtttgtatttagttttaag GTAGGACCAAACTATCCACATGAACCTCCAAAAGTAAAATGCGAAACGGCTGTGTATCATCCTAATATAGATTTGGAGGGGAATGTGTGTTTGAATATACTCAGAGAAGACTGGAAACCTGTGCTCACAGTTAATTCTATAGTTTATGGTCTCCAATATTTATTCTTG GAGCCCAATCCCGAAGACCCATTAAACAAAGAAGCAGCCGACGAATTACAAAGTAACCGACGACTCTTCGAACAACACGTCCAGAGAGCGATGCGCGGCGGTTACGTCGGTTCCTCATACTTCGAACGGTGCCTCAAATGA
- the LOC124537162 gene encoding daxx-like protein: MASEDVIELGSSDDESQPAPKKKKPMPNAMVHIPTKLPGVTIKPAKFNLVPAPRISSNPSKPFNVPKGILSKPIMIGKSNISFDRNISKYKPTPAIRVPILKTNPKAVRPITSIPSRNFINPISIAKNLKKPELVIKKLASNKKLKTPAGIQGPRLLNNLPPGITIKPLAHAGASGFNKPHNASAPKNSIGEILTVEIDDEEAIQSSIGSPQWYLRPEEQLDNNLSKGHDDQINRPYDTIEPSLEEQNNKEPDTKNFVEITIEDSPVKPLQLRERNQIGKELAITIEDSPVKLIETKDVDSDGESGPERVPQSKKKLEYPRRKVNRDTRQVVEIEIDLMETGPFKHNNNEDISNEQTESNTRDQDCLKPDDENVISNKEAYVINDDSKDNSSQSGDGEFHPVYQNFIEMCFELENSEDMKKIVEKKIKAYYKQCPKEYVESEEFTDMVSSKIVAMKAAPGKMYLFIKDVVDELNLQRKMKKSIGPKTTDIVQDKVIDSEESEYDSKRQKQIRKLEKTIKKLHRAIQKLEEQEVDFEDDEDSVYLLTERYKERMVRVHAKFCQLTNTKMPSEPRINLEVRPGRPAGPVRKLEKWVNKKVPIGTPLPFPDFHDVIHCVREANEEDNLGWNEVDIMEEARDLFTRCGKKLQRRRQENEWRLAISRISHEVDPAGENVELQKKLEENQSLASKKETELLNKYVDRQNQLKLVAEEIGDKEAEESPVESEEEELVDDSNSLVNTEKRKERLKRLLQEKNRKTEEKENNPTKEENSNIKSNENLVQSKQAEGDTKLQENSLNKLDIQDIDAQDTEASNVIENIDENTSTSKAEYTKGESDENEFESDIDELHLLQKLHSGNESDASTLDSSDSDTPIAISDTLESDSDSENKKHLSDVISIENSSYSESEVTGDGFSKEYEVKESNVENLVSSSFEVEYFSRSPGRKGNENIIENILLASSDDDSSNKDTSYNETCINLKDDDISFTETTVVKTGLTINKNLYETKSSTQSPVVRTGLTINKNLFENNNALENRENVNINEQGNKQAISHIVDSIMEVADDSGDQQMEEAENRSISDDVNSVESLDTQIEQNQEEINLQMENYKNIESYNIELSGESVNDTQNDIIEANYSPANIETGNDNTMETE, translated from the exons atggctAGCGAGGATGTTATCGAATTGGGCTCATCGGACGATGAAAGCCAGCCTGCACCAAAGAAG AAAAAACCTATGCCTAATGCTATGGTTCATATACCGACAAAGCTTCCAGGAGTTACTATAAAACCGGCTAAATTCAATTTAGTTCCTGCACCAAGGATTTCAAGTAACCCCTCTAAACCTTTTAATGTCCCCAAGGGAATTTTATCAAAACCAATCATGATTGGCAAAAGTAATATTAGCTTTGATCGCAATATCAGTAAATATAAGCCCACTCCTGCAATACGTGTGCCTATTTTGAAAACGAATCCCAAAGCTGTAAGACCTATTACATCAATTCCAAGCAGGAATTTCATTAATCCAATAAGCATtgcaaaaaatttgaaaaaacctGAGCTTGTAATAAAGAAATTGGcatcaaataaaaaactcaAAACTCCTGCAGGAATACAAGGACCCAGACTATTGAATAATTTGCCACCAGGCATAACTATCAAACCATTAGCTCATGCTGGTGCATCTGGTTTTAATAAACCTCATAATGCTAGTGCACCTAAAAACTCAATTGGTGAAATATTAACTGTAGAAATAGATGATGAGGAGGCAATTCAGTCATCGATAGGTAGTCCACAGTGGTACCTGAGGCCTGAAGAACAATTAGATAATAATTTGTCTAAAGGACATGATGACCAAATAAATAGGCCTTATGATACTATTGAGCCATCATtggaagaacaaaataataaagaaccAGATACTAAAAACTTTGTGGAAATAACCATAGAAGATAGCCCTGTTAAACCTTTGCAGTTAAGAGAAAGGAATCAGATAGGAAAAGAGCTTGCTATAACCATTGAAGACAGTCCAGTCAAACTGATTGAAACTAAGGATGTAGATAGTGACGGTGAATCAGGACCGGAAAGAGTGCCACAGAGTAAAAAGAAATTGGAATATCCAAGGAGAAAAGTTAACAGGGATACACGACAAGTGGTGGAAATTGAAATTGATCTCATGGAAACGGGTCCatttaaacataacaataatgaaGATATAAGTAATGAACAAACTGAATCAAATACTCGTGATCAAGATTGTTTGAAGCCGGATGATGaaaatgtaatttctaataaaGAAGCTTATGTCATTAACGATGATTCCAAAGATAATTCATCACAAAGTGGTGATGGTGAATTCCATCCAGTATaccaaaattttatagaaatgtgTTTTGAGCTCGAAAATTCCGaagatatgaaaaaaattgtcGAGAAGAAAATTAAAGCATATTACAAACAATGTCCAAAGGAATATGTTGAGTCTGAAGAATTCACTGATATGGTGTCTAGTAAAATAGTTGCTATGAAAGCTGCACCAgggaaaatgtatttatttattaaagatgtaGTTGATGAATTGAATTTACAaaggaaaatgaaaaaaagtataGGACCAAAGACAACAGACATTGTACAAG ATAAAGTTATTGATAGTGAGGAAAGTGAATATGACTCCAAGAGACAAAAGCAAATAAGAAAATTAGAGAAAACTATTAAGAAATTACACAGAGCTATACAAAAACTGGAAGAACAAGAAGTAGATTTTGAAGATGATGAAGATTCAGTTTATCTATTGACTGAAAG gtaTAAAGAAAGAATGGTCCGTGTTCATGCAAAGTTTTGCCAATTAACAAATACGAAAATGCCATCGGAGCCTCGTATAAACTTAGAAGTTAGACCTGGGCGACCAGCGGGCCCTGTACGAAAACTTGAAAAGTGGGTAAATAAAAAAGTGCCCATAGGAACACCATTGCCATTTCCCGACTTCCATGATGTTATCCATTGTGTCCGAGAGGCTAATGAGGAAGATAATTTGGGTTGGAATGAAGTTGATATAATGGAAGAAG CTCGCGACTTATTCACGAGATGTGGAAAAAAACTCCAAAGGCGACGACAAGAAAATGAATGGAGACTGGCTATTTCAAGGATATCTCATGAGGTAGATCCAGCGGGAGAAAATGTTGAACTCCAAAAGAAATTAGAAGAAAACCAGTCTTTGGCCTCTAAAAAAGAGACAGAACTTTTGAACaa GTATGTAGATAGACAGAATCAATTAAAGCTTGTAGCTGAAGAAATCGGAGACAAAGAAGCAGAAGAATCTCCTGTAGAAAGTGAGGAAGAGGAACTTGTTGACGATAGCAATTCTTTAGTGAACACAGAGAAACGAAAAGAAAGGCTCAAGAGACTACTGCAGGAAAAAAATAGAAAGacagaagaaaaagaaaataatcccACAAAAGAAGAAAAcagtaatattaaaagtaatgaaaatcTGGTGCAATCTAAACAAGCAGAGGGAGATACTAAATTACAAGAAAATAGTCTAAACAAACTAGACATTCAAGACATTGACGCTCAGGATACAGAAGCAAGtaatgttattgaaaatattgatgaaaatacATCAACAAGTAAAGCAGAATACACAAAAGGTGAAAGTGATGAAAATGAATTTGAATCTGATATAGATGAACTACACTTGTTACAGAAATTGCACTCTGGAAATGAAAGTGATGCATCAACTCTTGATTCTTCAGATTCTGACACTCCAATAGCTATTTCGGATACTTTAGAATCAGATAGTGATTCAGAAAACAAAAAGCATTTAAGTGATGTGATAAGTATTGAAAATTCTAGTTACTCTGAATCTGAAGTCACAGGTGATGGTTTTTCAAAAGAATATGAGGTAAAAGAATCGAATGTCGAAAACTTAGTGAGCTCTTCTTTCGAAGTTGAATACTTCTCAAGAAGCCCTGGGCGGAAAGGGAATGAAAACATCATTGAAAATATACTTCTCGCTTCGTCTGATGACGATAGCTCAAATAAAGATACAAGTTATAATGAAACATGCATAAATTTAAAAGACGACGATATATCTTTCACAGAAACAACAGTTGTAAAAACAGGactaactattaataaaaatttatacgaGACCAAATCTTCCACACAATCACCTGTAGTGAGAACAGGATTAACTATCAATAAAAACTTGTTCGAGAACAATAATGCTTTAGAAAATCGagaaaatgtaaatatcaaTGAACAAGGAAACAAACAAGCTATCAGTCATATCGTGGATTCTATAATGGAAGTTGCTGATGATTCAGGCGATCAACAAATGGAGGAAGCGGAAAACAGGAGCATTTCAGATGATGTTAACTCAGTTGAAAGTCTTGATACCCAAATTGAACAAAACCAAGaggaaataaatttacaaatggagaattataaaaatatagaatcatATAATATAGAGTTAAGTGGTGAGAGTGTGAATGACACACAGAATGATATCATTGAAGCAAACTACTCACCTGCCAATATTGAGACTGGTAATGATAACACTATGGAAACAGAATGA